From one Larimichthys crocea isolate SSNF chromosome XVIII, L_crocea_2.0, whole genome shotgun sequence genomic stretch:
- the usp9 gene encoding ubiquitin carboxyl-terminal hydrolase 9X isoform X1 translates to MTATTRGSPVGGNDSQGQGQGQGQAPDAQSQPPLPQNQTSSPNSSNENSPVSPPDEQAQGDGPPQLEEEEPAFPHTDLAKLDDMINRPRWVVPVLPKGELEVLLEAAIDLSKKGLDVKCEACQRFFRDGLTISFTKILTDEAVSGWKFEIHRCIINNTHRLVELCVAKLSQDWFPLLELLAMATNPHCKFHIYNGTRPSETVPAGAQLADDELFARPPDPRSPKGWLVDLINKFGTLNGFQMLHDRFMSGQALNVQIIAALIKPFGQCYEFLTLHTVKKYFLPVIEMVPQFLENLTDEELKKEAKNEAKNDALSMIIKSLKNLASRVPGQEETVKNLEIFRLKMILRLLQISSFNGKMNALNEVNKVISSVSYYTHRHNPEEEEWLTAERMAEWIQQNHILSIVLRDSLHQPQYVEKLEKILRFVIKEKALTMQDLDNIWAAQAGKHEAIVKNVHDLLAKLAWDFSPEQLDHLFDCFKASWTNASKKQREKLLELIRRLAEDDKDGVMAHKVLNLLWNLAHSDDVPVDIMDQALSAHIKILDYSCSQDRDTQKIQWIDRFIEELRTNDKWVIPALKQIREICSLFGEAPQNLRKKMPINIQTNLVGQTQRSPHVFYRHDLINQLQHNHALVTLVAENLSAYMETMRQFSKEEQAEFDPQTVRPGSRYSHVQEVQERLNFLRFLLKDGQLWLCAPQAKQIWKCLAENAVFLCDREACFKWYSKLMGDEPDLDPDINKDFFENNVLQLDPSLLTENGMKCFERFFKAVNCREGKLVAKRRAYMMDDLELIGLDYLWRVVIQGSDDIASRAIDLLKEIYTNLGPKLQVNQVEIHEDFIQSCFDRLKASYDTLCVLDGDKDSINCARQEAIRMVRVLTVLKEYINECDSDYHEERTILPMSRAFRGKHITLIVRFPNQGRQVDDLDIWSHTNDTIGSVRRGILNRIKANAAHTKIELFIGGEVVDPADDRKLIGQLNLKDKTLITAKLTQVSANMPSSPDSSSDSSTGSPGNHGNHYSDGPNPEVESCLPGVIMSLHLRYISFLWQVADLGCNLNMPLLRDGARVLMKLMPPDNTTVENLRAVCLDHAKLGENSLSPSLDSRFFGPSPSQVLYLIEVVYALLMPASATLGEDASDFQYNFLKSGGLPLVLSMLTRNNFLPSADMETRRGAYLNALKIAKLLLTAVGFGHVKAVAEACQPNAEGNIPVSPINQATHDQALVLQSALQNIPNPASECMLRNVAIRLAQQISDEVTENNFFQASKYIPDICVIRAVQKIVWASGCGTVQLVFSSNEEISKIYEKTNAAKEPDGEDEQVCCEALEVMTLCFALMPTALDTLSKEKAWQTFIIDLLLHCHSKSVRQMAQEQFFLMATRCCMGHRPLLFFITLLFTVLGSTAKERAKHAGDYFTLLRHLLNYAYNSNINLPNAEVLLNNEIDWLKRIRDEVKRTGETGVEETILEGHLGVTKELLAFQTPEKKYYIGCEKGGANLIKELIDDFIFPASNVYLQYMKSGEFPTEQAIPVCSTPASINAGFELLVALAVGCVRNLKQIVDTLTDMYYLGCETLTEWEYLPPVGPRPNKGFVGLKNAGATCYMNSVIQQLYMIPPIRNGILAIEGTGTDVDDDMSGDEKQENESNVDPRDEVFSYHHQFDDKPSSKSEDRKEYNIGVLRHLQVIFGHLAASRLQYYVPRGFWKQFRLWGEPVNLREQHDALEFFNSLVDSLDEALKALGHPAMLSKVLGGSFADQKICQGCPHRYECEESFTTLNVDIRNHQNLLDSMEQYVKGDLLEGANAYHCEKCNKKVDTVKRLLIKKLPPVLAIQLKRFDYDWERECAIKFNDYFEFPRELDMEPYTVAGVAKLEGDDVNPENQVIQQNEPSEPTPPGSSKYRLVGVLVHSGQASGGHYYSYIIQRNGGDGEKNRWYKFDDGDVTECKMDDEEEMKNQCFGGEYMGEVFDHMMKRMSYRRQKRWWNAYILFYERMDSLDKDSELVKYISELTISSTKPHQVKMPGVIECSVRKQNVQFMHNRMQYSLEYFQFIKKLLTCNSVYLNPPPGQDHLLPEAEEIAMISAQLAARFLFSTGFHTKKVVRGPASDWYDALCILLRHSKNVRYWFAHNVLFAYPNRFSEYLLECPSAEVRGAFAKLIVFIAHFSLQDGPCPSPTASPGPSTQGCDNLSLSDHLLRAVLNLLRREVSEHGRHLQQYFNLFVMYANLGLAEKTQLLKLNVPATFMLVALDEGPGPPIKYQYAELGKLYTVVSQLVRCCDVSSRMQSSINGNPPLPNPYGDTNLTAPVMPVQQLVAEILFVRTSYVKKIIEDCSNSEETVKLLRFSCWENPQFSSTVLSELLWQVAYSYTYELRPYLDLLLQILLIEDSWQTHRIHNVLKGIPDDRDGLFDTIQRSKNHYQKRAYQCIKCMVALFSNCSVAYQILQSNGDLKRKWTWAVEWLGDELERRPYTGNPQYTYNNWSPPVQSNETSNGYFLERSHSARMTLAKACELCPEELKCTQGSPGKEPDEQEAPDDQDSSPPEDTSLYPHSPGTAQFQQNNHPHGQPYTGPAAQHMNNPQRPGPASAPTPGPTQTPTPAPGPTPGPGPRAQENWESTEEVAPAPAPTPAPAPAPPKE, encoded by the exons ATGACGGCCACCACGCGTGGTTCTCCGGTGGGGGGCAATGACAGTCAGGGCCAGGGCCAGGGCCAGGGCCAGGCACCTGATGCTCAGAGCCAACCCCCACTGCCACAGAACCAG acttCATCTCCAAACTCATCTAATGAGAACTCTCCAGTGAGCCCGCCAGATGAGCAGGCCCAGGGGGATGGGCCCCCTcagctggaagaggaggagcccGCCTTCCCTCACACTGACCTAGCTAAGCTGGATGACATGATCAACAG gcCTCGTTGGGTCGTTCCAGTTTTGCCAAAAGGAGAGTTAGAAGTCCTCTTGGAAGCTGCTATAGACCTGAGTAAAAAAG GACTGGATGTGAAGTGTGAAGCATGTCAGAGGTTTTTCCGAGATGGTCTGACCATCTCCTTCACAAAGATCCTGACAGACGAGGCGGTCAGCGGCTGGAAGTTTGAGATTCAT AGGTGCATCATCAATAACACACACCGGTTGGTGGAGCTGTGTGTGGCCAAGCTCTCTCAGGACTGGTTCCCTCTACTGGAGCTGCTGGCCATGGCCACCAACCCTCACTGCAAGTTCCACATCTACAATGGCACACGGCCCTCCGAGACTGTCCCTGCTGGAGCACAGCTGGCCGACGATGAGCTCTTCGCCCGACCACCAGACCCACGCTCTCCTAAG GGCTGGTTGGTGGACTTAATAAACAAATTTGGCACGTTAAACGGGTTTCAAATGTTGCACGATCGCTTCATGAGTGGCCAAGCACTGAACGTCCAGATCATCGCTGCACTTATCAA GCCTTTTGGCCAGTGTTATGAGTTCCTCACATTGCACACGGTAAAGAAGTACTTCCTCCCAGTCATCGAGATGGTTCCTCAGTTTCTAGAGAATCTCACAGAtgaggagctgaagaaagagGCCAAGAATGAAGCCAAAAACGACGCACTGTCCATGATAATCAAGTCTCTGAAGAATCTAGCTTCTCGCGTACCAGGGCAGGAGGAGACGGTGAAAAATTTAGAGATTTTTAGGTTAAAAATGATTCTTAG GTTATTGcaaatttcttcttttaacGGCAAAATGAATGCACTAAATGAGGTGAACAAGGTGATCTCCAGTGTGTCCTACTACACTCACCGGCATAACCCTGAAGAGGAGGAATGGCTGACTGCAGAGCGCATGGCG GAGTGGATCCAGCAGAACCACATCCTGTCCATTGTGCTGAGGGACAGTTTGCATCAGCCGCAGTACGTAGAGAAACTGGAGAAGATCCTTCGCTTTGTTATCAAAGAGAAAGCGCTTACGATGCAGGATCTGGACAACATCTGGGCTGCACAG GCTGGTAAGCACGAGGCCATTGTAAAGAATGTCCATGACCTCCTGGCCAAGCTGGCGTGGGACTTCTCACCCGAGCAGCTCGATCACCTTTTTGACTGTTTCAAG GCAAGCTGGACCAATGCCAGCAAGAAGCAGCGTGAAAAACTGCTGGAACTTATCAGGCGCTTAGCTGAGGATGATAAAGATGGGGTGATGGCCCACAAGGTCCTCAACCTGCTGTGGAACCTGGCACACAGCGACGATGTGCCTGTAGACATCATGGACCAGGCTCTCAGTGCTCACATCAAGATACTGGATTACAGTTGCTCCCAG gacagagacacacagaagatTCAATGGATAGATCGTTTCATAGAGGAGCTACGAACCAATGACAAATGGGTGATCCCTGCCCTGAAGCAAATCAGAGAAATCTGTAGCCTGTTTGGAGAAGCCCCTCAAAACCTTAG aAAGAAAATGCCAATTAACATACAAACGAACTTAGTGGG TCAAACCCAGAGAAGTCCTCATGTGTTTTACCGCCACGACCTGATCAACCAGCTGCAGCATAACCACGCTCTGGTCACCCTGGTGGCTGAGAACCTCTCGGCCTACATGGAGACCATGAGGCAGTTCTCTAAAG AAGAACAGGCTGAGTTTGACCCGCAGACGGTCAGGCCAGGAAGCCGCTACAGCCATGTCCAGGAAGTACAGGAACGCCTCAACTTCCTGAG gTTCCTTCTAAAAGACGGCCAGCTGTGGTTGTGCGCCCCTCAGGCCAAGCAGATCTGGAAGTGTCTGGCTGAGAAcgcagtgtttctgtgtgaccGCGAGGCCTGCTTCAAATG GTACTCCAAGCTGATGGGTGATGAGCCAGACCTGGACCCGGACATCAATAAGGACTTCTTTGAGAACAATGTTCTGCAGCTGGACCCGTCTCTGCTGACGGAGAATGGCATGAAGTGCTTTGAGAGGTTCTTCAAGGCTGTCAATTGCAGAGAGGGCAAGCTGGTAGCAAAGCGCAGGGCCTACATGATGGATGACCTGGAACTAATAGGCTTGGACTACCTTTGGAGG GTGGTAATTCAAGGAAGTGATGACATAGCCAGCCGAGCCATTGACCTGCTGAAAGAGATCTACACCAACCTGGGACCAAAACTACAAGTCAATCAG GTTGAAATTCACGAAGATTTCATCCAGTCATGCTTCGACCGTCTGAAGGCGTCCTATGACACCCTGTGTGTGTTAGACGGAGACAAAGATAGCATTAACTGCGCCCGTCAGGAGGCGATCCGCATGGTGCGTGTTCTCACTGTGCTCAAGGAGTACATCAACGAGTGCGACAGCGACTACCACGAGGAGAGGACTATACTGCCGATGTCGAG AGCTTTCCGTGGGAAGCACATCACGTTGATCGTCCGTTTCCCCAACCAGGGGCGTCAGGTGGACGACCTGGATATCTGGTCACACACCAACGACACAATCGGCTCGGTTCGGCGCGGCATCCTTAACCGGATCAAGGCCAACGCCGCGCATACCAAGATAGAGCTCTTTATTGGTGGGGAGGTTGTTGATCCGGCTGACGACAGGAAGCTGATTGGACAGCTGAATTTGAAGGACAAAacg CTGATCACAGCCAAGCTGACCCAGGTGAGTGCCAACATGCCCTCAAGCCCAGACAGCTCTTCTGACTCATCCACTGGATCTCCTGGTAACCACGGCAACCACTACAGCGATGGGCCCAACCCTGAGGTGGAAAGCTGTCTTCCTGGTGTG ATTATGTCGCTGCATCTGCGCTACATATCCTTCCTGTGGCAGGTTGCTGACCTGGGCTGCAACCTCAACATGCCCCTGCTTAGAGATGGAGCTCGAGTTCTCATGAAGCTCATGCCCCCAG ACAACACTACGGTGGAGAATCTGCGAGCTGTGTGTCTGGACCACGCCAAGCTCGGCGAGAACAGCCTCAGTCCTTCTCTCGACTCACGCTTCTTCGGCCCATCACCCTCACAAGTGCTCTACCTCATCGAG GTTGTTTATGCTTTGCTGATGCCAGCCAGTGCCACTCTGGGCGAGGACGCCAGCGACTTCCAGTACAACTTCTTGAAGAGCGGTGGGCTGCCCCTGGTGTTGAGCATGCTCACCAGGAACAACTTCCTCCCATCGGCAGACATGGAGACACGGCGTGGGGCTTACCTCAACGCACTGAAGATCGCGAAGCTCCTCCTTACCGCTGTAGGCTTCGGGCATGTGAAGGCTGTGGCCGAGGCCTGCCAGCCCAACGCTGAGGGGAATATTCCCGTCTCACCG ATAAATCAGGCCACTCATGACCAGGCACTGGTCCTCCAGAGTGCCCTGCAAAACATCCCCAACCCTGCCTCAGAATGCATGCTGCGCAACGTAGCCATCCGCCTGGCCCAGCAGATTTCTGATGAAGTAACAGAAAAT AATTTCTTCCAGGCATCAAAGTACATCCCAGACATTTGTGTCATCCGAGCGGTACAGAAAATAGTGTGGGCATCAGGCTGTGGTACAGTGCAGCTCGTCTTCAGTTCAAATGAAGAAATCAGCAAGATATATGAGAAG ACAAATGCAGCTAAGGAGCCAGACGGGGAGGACGAGCAGGTGTGTTGCGAGGCCCTGGAAGTGATGACGCTGTGCTTCGCCCTCATGCCCACCGCTCTGGACACGCTCAGTAAGGAGAAGGCTTGGCAGACCTTCATCATAGACTTGCTGCTACACTGCCACAGCAA ATCTGTGCGTCAAATGGCCCAAGAGCAGTTTTTCCTGATGGCAACTAGGTGTTGTATGGGCCATCGacccctcctcttctttatcACCCTCCTCTTTACTGTGCTCGGG AGTACAGCCAAGGAGCGAGCCAAACACGCTGGAGACTACTTCACTTTACTCAGACATCTTCTGAACTATGCCTACAACAGCAACATCAACCTGCCAAACGCTGAGGTGCTCCTCAACAATGAGATCGACTGGCTGAAACGGATAAGG GATGAGGTTAAGAGGACAGGGGAGACTGGTGTGGAGGAGACCATCCTGGAGGGTCACCTTGGGGTCACCAAAGAGCTTTTAGCCTTCCAGACACCAGAGAAGAAGTACTACATCGGCTGCGAGAAAGGAGGAGCGAACCTCATTAAG GAGCTGATTGACGACTTCATCTTCCCCGCATCTAATGTGTACTTGCAGTACATGAAGAGTGGGGAGTTCCCCACAGAGCAGGCCATCCCTGTGTGCAGCACTCCTGCTTCCATCAATGCTGGCTTTGAGCTACTGGTAGCACTCGCCGTGGGCTGTGTCCGCAACCTCAAGCAAATCGTTGACACCCTGACTGACATGTACTACTTAG GTTGTGAGACACTGACAGAATGGGAGTACTTGCCTCCGGTGGGGCCGCGACCCAACAAAGGCTTTGTAGGTTTGAAGAACGCCGGGGCCACCTGTTATATGAACTCCGTCATTCAGCAGCTGTACATGATCCCTCCAATCCGCAATGGCATCCTGGCCATCGAGGGCACGGGCACCGATGTGGACGATGACATGTCGGGGGATGAGAAGCAAGAGAATGAG AGCAACGTGGATCCTCGTGACGAGGTGTTCAGCTACCACCATCAGTTCGATGATAAACCCTCCAGCAAGTCAGAGGACAGGAAAGAGTACAACATTGGAGTACTGCGTCACCTACAAGTCATTTTTGGACATCTGGCTGCATCCAGATTGCAGTACTATGTCCCAAGAGGATTCTGGAAACAGTTCAG GTTATGGGGTGAGCCGGTGAACTTGAGGGAGCAGCACGATGCCCTGGAGTTCTTCAACTCTTTGGTGGACAGTTTGGATGAAGCTCTGAAGGCACTGGGCCACCCCGCTATGCTTAGCAAGGTGCTGGGGGGGTCCTTTGCTGACCAGAAGATCTGTCAGGGATGCCCCCACAG gtaTGAGTGTGAGGAATCATTCACAACACTCAATGTTGACATCAGAAACCACCAGAACCTGTTGGACTCCATGGAGCAGTATGTTAAAGGAGATCTGCTTGAGGGGGCCAATGCCTACCACTGTGAGAAGTGTAATAAGAAG GTGGACACAGTGAAGCGCCTGCTGATCAAGAAGCTGCCGCCCGTCCTGGCCATCCAGCTGAAACGCTTCGACTATGACTGGGAGAGGGAGTGTGCCATCAAGTTCAATGACTACTTTGAGTTCCCCAGGGAGCTGGACATGGAGCCGTACACGGTAGCTGGTGTGGCCAAATTAGAGGGCGATGACGTCAACCCGGAGAACCAGGTGATCCAACAGAACGAGCCCTCTGAACCCACACCTCCAGGCAGCTCCAAGTATCGTCTGGTGGGAGTGCTGGTCCACTCAGGCCAGGCCAGCGGTGGACACTACTATTCCTACATAATCCAGAGGAATGGGGGCGACGGCGAGAAGAACCGCTGGTATAAATTCGACGATGGCGATGTGACTGAGTGCAAGATGGACgatgaggaggaaatgaagaaCCAGTGCTTCGGAGGGGAATATATGGGCGAGGTGTTCGATCATATGATGAAAAGGATGTCGTACCGGAGGCAGAAGCGCTGGTGGAACGCCTACATCCTATTCTATGAGCGTATGGACTCACTGGACAAGGACAGCGAGCTTGTCAAATACATCTCGGAGTTGACCATCTCCTCCACCAAGCCGCATCAGGTCAAGATGCCTGGTGTCATCGAGTGCAGCGTCCGCAAGCAGAACGTCCAATTCATGCACAACCGAATGCAATACAGCCTGGAATATTTCCAGTTCATTAAGAAACTTCTGACCTGTAACAGTGTCTATTTAAACCCTCCTCCAG gaCAAGACCATCTTCTGCCAGAGGCAGAGGAGATTGCTATGATAAGTGCTCAGCTGGCTGCCAGGTTCCTCTTCAGCACAGGTTTTCACACCAAGAAAGTAGTACGGGGTCCTGCCAGTGACTG GTACGACGCCCTCTGCATCCTGCTGAGACACAGTAAGAATGTACGCTATTGGTTTGCACACAATGTTCTGTTTGCGTACCCCAACCGCTTCTCGGAGTACCTGCTCGAGTGCCCGAGCGCTGAGGTCCGTGGCGCATTTGCCAAGCTCATCGTCTTCATCGCCCACTTCTCCCTGCAAGACGGCCCCTGCCCCTCACCCACCGCCTCACCTGGACCCTCTACACAG GGCTGTGATAATCTCAGTCTAAGTGACCACCTGTTGAGAGCTGTACTCAACCTGCTCAGAAGAGAGGTTTCTGAACACGGCCGTCACCTGCAGCAGTACTTCAACCTCTTTGTCATGTATGCCAATCTGG GCCTGGCAGAGAAGACCCAGCTGTTGAAGCTGAACGTCCCTGCCACTTTCATGTTGGTCGCTCTGGACGAGGGTCCCGGCCCTCCCATCAAATACCAGTACGCTGAGCTGGGCAAGCTCTACACTGTGGTCTCCCAGCTGGTCCGTTGCTGTGACGTCTCTTCACGCATGCAGTCCTCCATCAATG GTAACCCTCCGCTCCCTAATCCGTACGGTGACACCAACCTGACAGCCCCAGTGATGCCGGTGCAGCAGCTGGTGGCGGAGATCCTGTTCGTGAGGACCAGCTATGTGAAGAAGATCATCGAGGACTGCAGCAACTCTGAGGAGACGGTGAAGCTGCTTCGCTTCAGCTGCTGGGAGAACCCTCAGTTCTCTTCCACTGTGCTCAGTGAGCTGCTCTGGCAG gtggcGTACTCCTACACCTACGAGCTGAGGCCTTACCTGGACTTGCTGCTACAGATCCTGCTCATCGAGGACTCCTGGCAGACACACAG GATCCACAACGTGCTGAAGGGCATTCCTGATGACAGAGATGGGCTTTTTGACACCATCCAGCGCTCCAAGAACCACTACCAGAAACGAGCCTACCAGTGCATCAAGTGCATGGTGGCCCTCTTTAGCAACTGCTCTGTGGCTTACCAGATCTTACAG AGTAATGGTGACCTGAAACGGAAGTGGACGTGGGCAGTGGAGTGGTTAGGCGATGAGCTGGAGAGGAGGCCATACACAGGAAACCCCCAGTACACCTACAACAACTGGTCCCCTCCAGTTCAGAGCAACGAGACCTCCAACGGCTATTTCCTGGAGCGGTCACACAGTGCACGTATGACACTGGCCAAAGCCTGTGAACTTTGTCCCGAGGAG CTCAAGTGTACTCAGGGAAGCCCAGGGAAG GAGCCGGATGAACAGGAAGCACCTGATGATCAAGACTCGTCCCCTCCTGAAGACACCTCTCTGTACCCTCACTCTCCTGGAACCGCCCAGTTTCAGCAG AACAACCACCCCCATGGGCAGCCGTACACCGGGCCGGCTGCTCAGCACATGAACAACCCCCAGCGTCCTGGTCCTGCCTCTGCCCCGACTCCAGGCCCCACCCAGACCCCAACCCCAGCCCCTGGTCCCACTCCTGGTCCAGGCCCGCGAGCACAAGAGAACTGGGAGAGCACCGAGGAGGTCGCCCCTGCTCCCGCACCCACCCCAGCCCCAGCGCCCGCCCCGCCTAAGGAGTaa